One genomic region from Sorangium aterium encodes:
- a CDS encoding multiheme c-type cytochrome gives MIPLAAISAAAFASACQGCKLPATAAVTADADVDANANVNRPTVRLYVLSTVAGALEPCGCTKDQLGGIDHLAALIEAQRGEAPDRLVVGAGPLLFTDPEVKPERTSQDAWKAEAMALAAKEIGLTAWAPGENDWALGAEALGKYQEQSGAALLGKNLEGAKGAQGVVVRDVSGVKVGLIGVSDPKGRAGAYPDGVKAAPAIDAMKAGVEEAKKQGASVFVGLAALPRGEALRLADNVPELHVLVLGKPSERGDGNDGPKPPEIIGSTLVVETPNHLQSVAVVDLFVRGGGSGPLVFADAGGVAKAGELISLSERIRELEIRLNGWEGDKRVAAKDVEARKADLEKLRAEKARLEAAETKVTGSFFRYSSIEVREKLGADKDVAGQLLAYYKRVNDHNKQAFADRVPEKPAKGEASYIGIDACTNCHDEERKVFDGTAHARAYATLQQDFKEFNLDCVSCHVTGYGKPGGSTVTHNASLQNVQCEECHGPGSLHAKDPDKKGLIVLSPPPQSCVTQCHHPPHVEGFDPVAKMQLILGPGHGKD, from the coding sequence TTGATCCCTCTCGCCGCGATCTCGGCGGCGGCCTTCGCTTCGGCCTGTCAGGGGTGCAAGCTCCCTGCGACGGCCGCGGTGACCGCGGACGCGGACGTGGACGCGAACGCGAACGTCAACAGACCGACGGTGCGCCTCTACGTGCTCAGCACCGTGGCTGGCGCGCTGGAGCCGTGCGGTTGCACGAAGGATCAGCTCGGAGGCATCGACCACCTCGCCGCCCTGATCGAGGCCCAGCGCGGCGAGGCCCCGGATCGGCTCGTTGTCGGCGCGGGGCCGCTGCTCTTCACGGACCCCGAGGTGAAGCCGGAGCGCACCTCGCAGGACGCATGGAAGGCCGAGGCGATGGCGCTGGCGGCGAAGGAGATCGGGCTGACGGCGTGGGCGCCCGGCGAGAACGACTGGGCGCTCGGCGCGGAGGCGCTCGGCAAGTACCAGGAGCAGTCCGGGGCGGCGCTGCTCGGCAAGAACCTCGAGGGCGCGAAGGGCGCCCAGGGGGTCGTCGTGCGCGACGTCTCCGGCGTGAAGGTGGGCCTCATCGGCGTGAGCGACCCGAAGGGCCGCGCCGGCGCCTACCCCGACGGCGTCAAGGCCGCCCCGGCGATCGACGCGATGAAGGCGGGCGTCGAGGAGGCGAAGAAGCAGGGCGCGAGCGTCTTCGTGGGGCTCGCGGCGCTGCCCAGGGGCGAGGCGCTGCGGCTCGCGGACAACGTGCCGGAGCTGCACGTGCTGGTGCTCGGCAAGCCGAGCGAGCGCGGCGACGGCAACGACGGCCCGAAGCCGCCGGAGATCATCGGGTCGACGCTGGTCGTGGAGACGCCGAACCACCTCCAGTCGGTGGCGGTCGTGGATCTCTTCGTCCGAGGCGGCGGCAGCGGCCCGCTCGTGTTCGCCGACGCGGGCGGCGTCGCGAAGGCCGGGGAGCTCATCAGCTTGTCGGAGCGCATCCGGGAGCTCGAGATCCGCCTCAACGGCTGGGAGGGCGACAAGCGGGTCGCGGCGAAGGACGTCGAGGCGCGGAAGGCGGATCTCGAGAAGCTCCGGGCCGAGAAGGCGCGGCTCGAGGCGGCGGAGACGAAGGTGACGGGCAGCTTCTTCCGCTACAGCTCGATCGAGGTGCGCGAGAAGCTCGGGGCCGACAAGGACGTCGCCGGGCAGCTCCTCGCCTATTACAAGCGGGTCAACGACCACAACAAGCAGGCCTTCGCGGATCGCGTCCCCGAGAAGCCGGCGAAGGGCGAGGCCAGCTACATCGGCATCGACGCCTGCACGAACTGCCACGACGAGGAGCGCAAGGTCTTCGACGGCACCGCGCACGCGCGCGCCTACGCCACGCTGCAGCAGGATTTCAAGGAGTTCAACCTGGACTGCGTGAGCTGTCACGTGACCGGGTACGGCAAGCCGGGCGGCTCCACGGTGACGCACAACGCCTCGCTGCAGAACGTGCAGTGCGAGGAGTGCCACGGTCCCGGCTCGCTGCACGCGAAGGATCCCGACAAGAAGGGGCTCATCGTGCTCTCGCCCCCGCCCCAGAGCTGCGTCACGCAGTGTCACCATCCGCCGCACGTGGAGGGCTTCGACCCCGTGGCCAAGATGCAGCTCATCCTCGGCCCCGGGCACGGCAAGGACTGA